Part of the Candidatus Vogelbacteria bacterium genome, CCAAACTAACAAAAGTTTCTCGAAAAAAATTAATCAGGGATGAAGGCTGTCTGTCTGTCCGCTGGTTATATGGCAAAACAAAACGCGCCGAAAAAGCAACAGTGGAGGCTTATGATGAAACTGGTAAAAAGTTCACTATGGGAGGCGGTAGTTTCTTTGCTCAAATCTACCAACATGAAATAGACCACCTTGATGGTATTCTTTTTATTGACCATGCCACCGATGTCGAGGAAATAAAACCAGAGAACTTATAAATATAAAAAAACAGAAAGCCCCACATGAAAGCGGAGCTTTCATGTGGGGCTGAAATTGTGTCCTACTTGCGGAACAGAAACCAAGCGCAGTTGTGGTCGAAGTCAATCGTCGGGCGCAGACCCACTACGCGACGCCCGATGGACCAGAAAAAGAAACGATATCTACCCCACCAGACAAAGCAAGCCTTACGCCTGCCTCCGAAGATGCAGTCAGTTGTAGCCACCAAGTATAAAGGATTCTGGCCCAGCGTCCGCTCGAGGCCAGGGTACTGCTCGCCAATCGCGAAAACTTCGCGCGGAACCGTCATCTTCAGGCCGACGCTCTGGGCCCAGACCAAAGCTCTGTCCCAGCTACCACAACCTGGCAGGAAGTTCAAGATGATATAGTCCCCTTGGATTTCTTCTGTACTGGTAGGTAAATAGAGGTCACCAACCTTTTGAACTTCACCGTTAATCCGTTTGTGGGGTAAAAAACCAGCACTGATCGCTTCCTTCCAGTCACGCCCGTGATTAACACGACAATGAAGGTTAACGATACGAGCACCTTCGGGAGCCACAATCGTGTTTTCATTAGCATTAGTCATGTCAGTAACCCTTCCGTTATTGTTGATTCTTTTTCAGGACAACTTAAGTTTTTGGTTGCTGATTGACCACTACAATAGTAGTCACAGCGAGAAATGACTTATTCCCATAAGCCACTTTTCGCTATGACTACATGCAAGTATTGATACTATCAAAGAACCACCTTATATCTATATTATACACCTACTAGGTAAGTTTGTCAAGTAGTGCTGAAAGACTACTTAAAATGCTATATTTTACAATATGAACTTCACCTTTTTTGGAACTGACGAATTTAGCGTTAAAGCTTTAAACACATTGAAACAGCGTGGCTTTTTGCCGAGTCTAATCATAACTACACCAGACAAACCACAAGGGCGAAAAATGGTTTTAACTCCCCCGCCGGTTAAAGTGTGGGCCTCCGAAAATAAT contains:
- the def gene encoding peptide deformylase, producing MLPIIQTGHKTLRQIAQPVDESLFGTPKLKKILADMSQALATCDDGVALAAPQIDISLRIFIIAGKILRKKDSDPLPNDKVFINPKLTKVSRKKLIRDEGCLSVRWLYGKTKRAEKATVEAYDETGKKFTMGGGSFFAQIYQHEIDHLDGILFIDHATDVEEIKPENL